One Nocardioidaceae bacterium SCSIO 66511 genomic window carries:
- a CDS encoding adaptin domain-containing protein: MRPEPRDLYARPEALVAEAIDAYGVHTVIDTCLALIDGHDEYELLAMPLTYLGGVAAHGQLERGELAARGQDFWPRTWGVRGLGNAWLPYAADGVVTAMRDRHWRVREAAAKVALRHRVVETDEALIGLVTDDEPRVQVAAIRASASIGDERHLGAIEALSSPDRLVVLAARSAVRTLRRVDAG; the protein is encoded by the coding sequence GTGCGACCCGAACCCCGCGATCTCTACGCGCGTCCGGAGGCACTCGTTGCCGAGGCGATCGACGCCTACGGAGTCCACACCGTGATCGACACGTGCCTGGCGCTGATCGACGGTCATGACGAGTACGAACTACTGGCGATGCCGCTCACATACCTCGGCGGCGTTGCGGCACACGGTCAGCTCGAACGCGGTGAGCTCGCCGCACGTGGCCAGGACTTCTGGCCGCGCACCTGGGGCGTACGCGGGCTCGGGAACGCCTGGCTCCCGTACGCCGCCGACGGCGTCGTGACGGCCATGAGAGACCGCCACTGGCGGGTACGCGAAGCGGCGGCCAAGGTCGCGTTGCGGCACCGCGTCGTCGAGACCGATGAGGCGCTGATCGGCCTGGTCACCGACGATGAACCGCGCGTACAGGTGGCGGCGATCAGGGCCAGTGCGTCGATCGGGGACGAGCGTCACCTCGGCGCGATCGAGGCGTTGAGCTCACCCGACCGGCTGGTGGTGCTGGCCGCTCGCTCGGCGGTGCGCACCCTGCGCCGTGTCGACGCCGGTTAG
- a CDS encoding cupin domain-containing protein, which translates to MTTDTTANLHEALRDLRAKAQEAASGRAAHKLTGGPGSHLTQTIIAMTAGTSLSEHENPGEATLLVLEGTVRLRSGDDAWEGRNGDLLSIPDARHSVEALLDSAILLTAVKRV; encoded by the coding sequence ATGACGACAGACACGACAGCCAACTTGCACGAAGCGCTCCGCGATCTGCGCGCCAAGGCACAGGAGGCGGCGAGCGGTCGGGCCGCGCACAAGCTCACGGGCGGACCCGGCTCCCATCTGACCCAGACGATCATCGCCATGACGGCCGGTACGTCGCTGTCAGAGCACGAGAACCCCGGTGAGGCGACGTTGCTCGTACTCGAGGGCACGGTTCGTCTCCGCAGCGGAGACGACGCATGGGAAGGGCGCAACGGCGACCTGCTCTCGATCCCCGATGCCCGGCACAGCGTCGAGGCCCTACTCGACTCGGCGATCCTGCTCACGGCGGTCAAGCGCGTATAG
- a CDS encoding ASCH domain-containing protein has translation MTEVLPPFDLGEPGPMRDRLTEAVMSGRKTATSSLRVFYEMDNSWLPTARTRYRLVDSAREQLGIVEITRVDVLRLADIGDDVAHAEGEGFASAADWRAAHVAFWDQYREEVRTYLGDPGWTVDDDTEVVVEYFRLV, from the coding sequence ATGACCGAGGTGCTTCCGCCGTTCGATCTCGGCGAACCGGGTCCGATGCGTGACCGGCTCACCGAAGCCGTCATGTCGGGCCGCAAGACCGCGACGAGCTCCCTGCGGGTGTTCTACGAGATGGACAACTCGTGGCTGCCGACCGCCCGTACTCGTTACCGGCTCGTCGACAGTGCGAGAGAACAGCTCGGCATCGTCGAGATCACCCGCGTCGACGTCCTGCGCCTGGCAGACATCGGCGACGATGTCGCGCACGCCGAAGGGGAGGGGTTCGCTTCCGCCGCGGACTGGCGGGCCGCGCATGTGGCGTTCTGGGACCAGTACCGCGAGGAGGTGCGTACGTACCTCGGCGACCCCGGCTGGACGGTCGACGACGACACCGAGGTCGTCGTGGAGTACTTCAGGCTCGTTTGA
- a CDS encoding PLP-dependent aminotransferase family protein yields the protein MSQSSLHTLALRVDRGASTRLPEQLAAQIRSRIRDGALGAGARLPSTRAIATAVGVSRAVATAAYDQLVAEGWLESRTGAGTYVCRVDVPAVRTDDEASPVQPPPAPAVDLRPGEPWTPDVASAAWRRAWREVAHSPPPATYPDPRGLPELRRTVAEHVTRTRGLPCTPDRVMITSGTTHGLTLLLHAMRRTGAAIAVEDPGYRAAARAATASGWTVWDAPVDDAGLDPATLTDAPAQVAAVYATPAHQYPLGVLMPIDRRLALLSWARERDAVVIEDDYDSEFRYDVAPLPTLADLDPQRVVYLGTVSKTIGAGVRMGWLVADPSVIELLAGEREALHDFPSWPIQRALLSLLRDGEWDRLVRAARRRYAQRDRFIEERLAPFGRLSGVGAGMHTTLLLDADVAKEVAADVERSGVAVVTLAESARGRTDLDGLVIGYGNVADDQVEFAIDEIAASLRRTLAR from the coding sequence ATGAGCCAATCCAGTCTTCATACGCTCGCGCTCCGGGTCGACCGCGGTGCTTCGACGAGACTCCCGGAGCAGCTCGCAGCCCAGATCCGATCCCGGATCCGCGACGGCGCACTCGGAGCGGGTGCCCGCCTGCCGAGTACCCGTGCGATCGCGACGGCGGTCGGGGTCTCGAGGGCCGTCGCGACAGCGGCGTACGACCAGCTCGTCGCCGAGGGCTGGCTGGAGTCGCGCACCGGAGCCGGCACGTATGTCTGCCGGGTGGACGTGCCTGCCGTCCGTACCGACGACGAGGCGTCACCGGTGCAGCCACCGCCTGCACCGGCGGTCGACCTGCGGCCCGGCGAGCCGTGGACCCCCGATGTTGCAAGTGCCGCGTGGCGTCGAGCGTGGCGAGAGGTCGCGCACTCGCCTCCGCCGGCGACGTATCCGGATCCCCGCGGTCTGCCTGAGCTCCGTCGCACGGTCGCGGAGCACGTCACCCGTACTCGTGGACTGCCGTGCACGCCCGACCGGGTGATGATCACCAGTGGCACGACACATGGGCTCACCTTGCTGCTGCATGCGATGCGGCGCACGGGTGCAGCGATCGCCGTTGAGGATCCCGGGTACCGTGCTGCCGCCCGGGCTGCGACCGCGAGCGGCTGGACCGTGTGGGATGCGCCGGTCGACGACGCCGGGCTCGACCCGGCGACGCTGACCGACGCGCCGGCTCAGGTCGCGGCCGTGTATGCGACGCCGGCTCATCAGTACCCGCTCGGGGTGCTGATGCCGATCGACCGCCGACTCGCCTTGCTCTCGTGGGCGCGTGAACGCGATGCCGTCGTGATCGAGGACGACTACGACTCGGAGTTCCGCTACGACGTTGCGCCGCTGCCCACGTTGGCCGACCTCGACCCGCAGCGGGTTGTGTATCTCGGAACCGTCTCGAAGACGATCGGCGCGGGCGTGCGCATGGGCTGGCTGGTCGCCGATCCTTCTGTGATCGAGCTGCTGGCCGGCGAGCGCGAGGCGTTGCACGACTTCCCGTCGTGGCCGATCCAGCGCGCCCTGCTGTCGCTGTTGCGCGACGGCGAGTGGGACCGTCTCGTACGCGCGGCACGCCGCCGGTACGCCCAGCGTGACCGGTTCATCGAGGAACGCCTTGCTCCCTTCGGCCGGCTCAGCGGCGTCGGCGCGGGCATGCACACCACGCTGCTGCTCGACGCGGACGTCGCGAAGGAGGTGGCCGCAGATGTCGAGCGCAGCGGTGTCGCGGTCGTCACCCTCGCCGAGTCGGCTCGCGGGCGTACCGACCTGGACGGTCTCGTGATCGGCTACGGCAACGTCGCAGATGACCAGGTGGAGTTCGCAATCGACGAGATCGCGGCGAGCCTGCGACGTACGCTGGCGCGATGA
- a CDS encoding MFS transporter produces MSDSPTVGTGARALLAVAAVAVAFAAADTYVVVMALPDMMTGAGLSVEELQRAAPIVSGFLLGYVAILPLIGRIADLRGRTPVLVGSLVVFAVGSIVTAAAYDLDSMVVGRLIQGIGGGGLVPATLALVADLWPAERRGLPLGIVGAVQELGSVIGPLYGAVVLALADWRAIFWLNTAVGLVLCAAILTLRRTARDEQRSGPRGMPDLVGIVLALAALTCMVLVMLRPDELVTDLDYGPAFFSVVGESPWGTRIAFGFYALVALFVLWEFVARRPLIAFRSWRSIARRTDVLGAALLALALGAVIVTFASADPERSAISDSAWWLLPLAAVCLALFAWRQRHAEHPLVPGAAVSATPAWGSIIVSFFTGAALIAALVDIPFFARLTAYQDSQLDAALVLLRFLVALPIGALLGGWLTRRTSAGLLTLVSMLVAAGSFCVMATWGRDALDHWSATIPLVLAGLGFGAAIAPVNAALLASTRSDVHGIASALLVVARMVGMLVGISALTTIGLRRFYAVSDDIPPASQICPDRDPGCDAYNDRLIDAGLAQLDAVFLGAALCAAIAGLVAVFVFLGAPTRAVAVTETLRTP; encoded by the coding sequence GTGAGCGACTCCCCAACGGTGGGCACAGGCGCGCGTGCCCTGCTCGCAGTAGCCGCGGTCGCCGTCGCATTCGCGGCCGCCGACACCTACGTCGTCGTGATGGCACTGCCCGACATGATGACCGGCGCCGGGCTGAGCGTCGAGGAGCTGCAGCGCGCAGCACCGATCGTGTCCGGGTTCCTCCTCGGCTACGTGGCGATCCTGCCGTTGATCGGCCGTATCGCCGACCTACGCGGACGTACGCCCGTACTGGTCGGCTCCCTCGTCGTCTTCGCCGTCGGCTCGATCGTCACGGCCGCCGCGTACGACCTCGACAGCATGGTCGTCGGTCGGCTGATCCAGGGCATCGGCGGCGGCGGTCTCGTGCCGGCGACCCTCGCCTTGGTTGCCGACCTGTGGCCCGCAGAACGCCGCGGGCTACCGCTGGGCATCGTCGGCGCCGTCCAGGAGCTCGGCAGCGTCATCGGTCCGCTGTACGGCGCCGTGGTCCTCGCGCTCGCCGACTGGCGGGCGATCTTCTGGCTCAACACCGCCGTCGGGCTGGTCCTGTGCGCGGCGATCCTGACCCTGAGACGCACGGCACGCGATGAGCAGCGGTCGGGTCCGCGAGGCATGCCCGATCTGGTCGGGATCGTACTGGCGCTCGCCGCTCTCACCTGCATGGTGCTGGTGATGCTGCGTCCGGACGAGCTGGTCACCGACCTCGACTACGGTCCGGCGTTCTTCTCCGTTGTCGGCGAGTCGCCGTGGGGTACGCGCATCGCCTTCGGGTTCTACGCGTTGGTGGCGTTGTTCGTGCTGTGGGAGTTCGTCGCCCGCCGCCCACTGATCGCGTTCCGGAGCTGGAGGTCGATCGCTCGGCGTACGGACGTCTTGGGCGCGGCGCTGCTCGCTCTCGCGCTCGGCGCCGTGATCGTGACCTTCGCTTCCGCCGATCCCGAACGCTCCGCGATCTCGGACTCCGCATGGTGGCTGCTGCCACTCGCAGCCGTGTGCCTCGCGCTGTTCGCGTGGCGTCAGCGACATGCCGAGCATCCGCTCGTACCCGGCGCCGCCGTATCCGCGACGCCCGCCTGGGGCTCGATCATCGTCTCGTTCTTCACCGGCGCGGCGCTGATCGCCGCCCTGGTCGACATCCCGTTCTTCGCGCGGCTGACGGCGTACCAGGACTCCCAGCTGGACGCCGCGCTCGTACTGTTGCGGTTCCTGGTCGCACTGCCGATCGGGGCACTGCTGGGTGGCTGGCTGACCAGGCGGACGAGCGCCGGACTACTCACGCTGGTGTCCATGCTCGTTGCTGCGGGCTCGTTCTGCGTGATGGCGACCTGGGGACGCGATGCGCTCGACCACTGGTCGGCGACGATCCCGCTCGTCCTCGCCGGCCTCGGCTTCGGCGCCGCCATCGCCCCCGTCAACGCCGCGCTGCTCGCGAGCACGCGCTCGGATGTGCACGGCATCGCAAGCGCACTGCTCGTCGTCGCCCGGATGGTCGGCATGCTGGTCGGCATCTCCGCTCTCACCACGATCGGGTTGCGCCGCTTCTACGCCGTCAGCGACGACATCCCGCCTGCGTCCCAGATCTGCCCGGACCGCGATCCCGGCTGCGACGCGTACAACGACCGACTCATCGACGCCGGGCTCGCTCAGCTCGACGCGGTCTTCCTCGGCGCAGCGCTGTGCGCGGCGATCGCCGGTCTCGTTGCGGTGTTCGTGTTCCTCGGCGCACCCACTCGTGCCGTGGCGGTCACCGAGACCCTGCGCACCCCCTGA
- a CDS encoding type IIA DNA topoisomerase subunit B, with translation MRPRTGGSPHRSILIDTTYNARNLLVLEGLEAVRKRPGMYIGSTDTRGLMHCLWEIIDNAVDEALAGACDQIHVVLHSDGSVEVRDNGRGIPVDKEPKTGLSGVEVVFTKLHAGGKFGGGSYVATGGLHGVGASVVNALSQRLDVEVDKSSATWSMSFRRGAPGEFDGAGPDASFEAGEGLRKGKRIKKTVTGTRVRYWADPQIFIKGARFSYDELVTRARQTSFLVPGLEIVIRDERDEEVREERFRHDGGITEFCDYLADDEPVTDILRLQGTDTFSETVPVLDDAGHMQPQDVERDLGVDIAVRWGTGYETELRSFVNIIATPKGGTHVSGFERALTKTFNEVLRSTRLLKNGDSDIVKDDVLEGLTAVVTVRLAEPQFEGQTKEVLGTPPVTRIVNKIVSRELKAFLTSTKAAQRPKARQVMEKVVAASRTRVLARQQRDTQRRKNALESSSLPAKLADCRSNDVDRSELFIVEGDSALGTAKSARNSEHQALLPIRGKILNVQKASVGDMLKNAECASIIQVVGAGSGRTFDLDTARYGRIIFMADADSDGAHIRCLLATLFFRYMRPLVDAGRVFTAVPPLHRIELTNPKKGMDKYLYTYSDPDLQRKLAQLSKKGVRWKEPVQRYKGLGEMDASQLAETTMDPRRRTLRRLTVDDGEAASGVFDLLMGNEVAPRKEFLVQSAYELDADRIDA, from the coding sequence ATTCGGCCTCGCACAGGTGGATCACCGCACAGGAGCATTCTCATAGACACCACGTACAACGCCCGCAACCTGCTCGTGCTCGAGGGGCTCGAAGCCGTACGCAAGAGACCCGGGATGTACATCGGCTCGACCGATACCCGGGGGCTCATGCACTGCCTCTGGGAGATCATCGACAACGCCGTCGACGAGGCGCTGGCCGGGGCGTGTGACCAGATTCATGTCGTGCTGCACTCCGACGGCTCGGTCGAGGTGCGCGACAACGGTCGCGGTATTCCGGTCGACAAGGAGCCGAAGACCGGCCTCAGCGGCGTCGAGGTGGTGTTCACCAAACTGCACGCGGGCGGCAAGTTCGGCGGCGGTTCGTACGTCGCGACCGGCGGTCTGCACGGTGTCGGAGCTTCTGTCGTCAACGCGCTGTCGCAGCGCCTCGACGTCGAGGTCGACAAGAGCTCGGCCACCTGGTCGATGTCCTTCCGGCGGGGCGCGCCGGGTGAGTTCGACGGTGCCGGCCCCGACGCGTCGTTCGAGGCGGGCGAGGGGCTGCGCAAGGGCAAACGCATCAAGAAGACCGTCACGGGCACCCGCGTCCGCTACTGGGCGGATCCGCAGATCTTCATCAAGGGCGCACGGTTCAGCTACGACGAGCTCGTCACCCGCGCTCGTCAGACGTCGTTCCTCGTGCCGGGCCTCGAGATCGTGATCCGCGATGAGCGCGACGAGGAGGTACGCGAGGAGCGGTTCCGTCACGACGGCGGCATCACCGAGTTCTGCGACTACCTCGCCGACGACGAGCCGGTCACTGACATTCTCCGGTTGCAGGGCACCGACACGTTCTCCGAGACGGTCCCGGTCCTCGATGACGCGGGTCACATGCAGCCGCAAGACGTCGAACGCGACCTCGGGGTCGACATCGCCGTGCGCTGGGGCACCGGCTACGAGACCGAGCTGCGCTCGTTCGTGAACATCATCGCAACGCCCAAGGGTGGCACGCATGTCTCCGGCTTCGAGCGCGCGCTCACCAAGACGTTCAACGAAGTGCTGCGGTCGACCCGGCTGCTGAAGAACGGCGACTCCGACATCGTGAAGGACGATGTGCTCGAAGGGCTCACCGCGGTGGTGACGGTGCGTCTGGCCGAGCCGCAGTTCGAAGGCCAGACCAAGGAGGTGCTCGGTACGCCTCCAGTGACGCGGATCGTCAACAAGATCGTGTCTCGAGAGCTCAAGGCATTCCTCACCTCCACCAAGGCGGCTCAGCGTCCGAAGGCCCGCCAGGTCATGGAGAAGGTCGTCGCGGCTTCACGTACCCGCGTACTCGCGAGGCAGCAGCGCGACACCCAGCGTCGCAAGAACGCGCTCGAGTCGAGCTCGCTGCCGGCCAAGCTGGCCGACTGCCGTAGCAATGACGTCGACCGGTCGGAGCTGTTCATCGTCGAGGGTGACTCCGCCCTTGGTACGGCGAAGTCCGCGCGCAACTCCGAGCATCAGGCGTTGCTCCCGATCCGCGGCAAGATCCTGAACGTCCAGAAGGCGTCGGTCGGCGACATGCTCAAGAACGCCGAGTGCGCATCGATCATCCAGGTGGTCGGCGCCGGCTCCGGGCGTACGTTCGACCTCGACACGGCGCGGTATGGGCGGATCATCTTCATGGCCGACGCCGATTCCGACGGCGCGCACATCCGTTGCCTGCTCGCCACGTTGTTCTTCCGCTACATGCGTCCGCTCGTCGACGCCGGCCGGGTCTTCACCGCCGTGCCGCCGCTGCACCGCATCGAGCTGACGAACCCGAAGAAGGGCATGGACAAGTACCTCTACACCTACTCCGACCCTGATCTGCAGCGCAAGCTGGCCCAGCTGAGCAAGAAGGGCGTTCGATGGAAGGAGCCGGTCCAGCGCTACAAGGGTCTCGGAGAGATGGACGCCTCGCAGCTCGCGGAGACCACGATGGATCCTCGTCGACGCACCCTGCGCCGCCTCACGGTCGACGACGGCGAGGCGGCGAGTGGCGTGTTCGACCTGCTGATGGGCAACGAAGTGGCTCCGCGAAAAGAATTTTTGGTACAGAGCGCTTACGAGCTCGACGCCGATCGCATCGACGCCTAG
- a CDS encoding MFS transporter has translation MTETTTAESRTRVFRGGFAAWLSAGTLAAVGDGVLYFAIGWTATGVSGSFAGLAMTLVVLPRTLLLLIGGAAGDRWGLRRTMIACDAALAATLVAYLVADRGEVPITTLLVALSLAIGVTSAFRMPAAGAFPRLFADDDTLARTMSVTSSMLQVARLSGPPLGGIVVAAAGMAGAISGNLLGCVLILVVLTFVRPPHEAPSGTPGEGSTLARIRAALSAVRTRPELVTLLAAIGLVAAGVIPMLSLCVPLAARERGWSAGATGLVEAGWIVGTLGVTLLVARYGPRARAIGPLIAGPLVTAAGVVVVAFAAPIQVALAGALVMGVGTATFTTHALPIYVLATPAGMLARFQALAGLVQVAPMVVTNNVLGMVGSDGHAARAMVLVAIGTTLAAVVIASNPWLRSHGRSRSRA, from the coding sequence ATGACCGAGACCACGACGGCGGAGTCGCGTACGCGTGTATTCCGCGGCGGGTTCGCGGCCTGGCTGTCGGCGGGCACGCTCGCCGCGGTCGGCGACGGGGTGCTGTACTTCGCGATCGGCTGGACCGCCACCGGCGTCAGTGGATCATTCGCCGGACTGGCGATGACCCTCGTGGTACTGCCGCGCACGCTCCTGCTGCTCATCGGCGGCGCGGCCGGGGATCGGTGGGGACTGCGGCGCACGATGATCGCCTGCGATGCCGCTCTCGCCGCGACGTTGGTTGCGTACCTTGTCGCGGACCGCGGTGAGGTACCCATCACCACGCTACTTGTCGCGCTCTCCCTGGCGATCGGAGTGACCAGCGCATTTCGGATGCCGGCGGCGGGAGCGTTCCCGCGGCTGTTCGCCGACGACGACACTCTCGCACGCACCATGTCCGTGACCAGCAGCATGCTGCAGGTCGCCCGGCTGTCCGGTCCGCCGCTGGGCGGCATCGTCGTCGCAGCCGCTGGAATGGCCGGCGCGATCAGCGGCAACCTCCTCGGCTGCGTTCTGATCCTGGTCGTCCTCACGTTCGTACGGCCACCACACGAGGCGCCCAGCGGTACTCCAGGCGAAGGGTCCACGCTCGCGCGTATCCGCGCCGCCCTCTCCGCCGTGCGTACCCGACCGGAGCTCGTGACCCTGCTCGCCGCCATCGGACTCGTCGCGGCCGGCGTGATCCCGATGTTGAGCCTGTGCGTTCCCCTGGCCGCCCGCGAACGCGGATGGAGCGCTGGAGCAACCGGTCTGGTCGAGGCCGGCTGGATCGTCGGAACGCTCGGCGTGACTCTCTTGGTGGCCCGATACGGACCACGTGCGCGGGCAATCGGGCCGCTCATCGCCGGACCGCTCGTCACTGCGGCCGGCGTGGTCGTCGTCGCATTCGCGGCGCCCATACAGGTCGCGCTGGCCGGTGCACTCGTGATGGGAGTGGGCACCGCTACGTTCACCACGCACGCGTTGCCGATCTACGTTCTCGCGACGCCCGCCGGGATGCTCGCGAGATTCCAGGCCCTTGCCGGGCTCGTCCAGGTCGCGCCGATGGTCGTGACGAACAACGTGCTCGGCATGGTCGGCAGCGACGGCCATGCGGCACGGGCGATGGTGCTCGTCGCGATCGGAACGACGTTGGCCGCCGTGGTGATCGCTTCGAACCCGTGGCTACGGAGCCACGGTCGATCGCGCAGTCGGGCGTGA
- a CDS encoding pyridoxamine 5'-phosphate oxidase family protein, with protein MAATLSPTARTRVIRSREREQSDRTALYDVLDAGMVAHLGVVIDGSPRVLPTVFAYDLDGPDPDGSLYFHGSVASRSLVTAPEQTVCLTITLIDGLVLARSGFHHSVNYRSAVVLGRPRVVDDPAERDRALDLVIDQLVPGRAETLRTPTRKELVATTVLAVPLHEASVKVRDGGVNDEPADVEAGETWAGVVPLSTTFGAPVRNADCSPDLEVPAHVRALGG; from the coding sequence ATGGCCGCAACACTCTCCCCCACCGCACGTACCCGCGTCATCCGCAGCCGCGAACGTGAACAGTCCGATCGGACGGCGCTGTACGACGTACTCGACGCCGGCATGGTGGCTCACCTCGGCGTCGTCATCGATGGTTCGCCGCGAGTCCTGCCGACCGTCTTCGCCTACGATCTCGATGGACCGGACCCCGACGGGAGCCTCTACTTCCACGGATCAGTCGCGTCGCGCAGCCTCGTCACGGCACCGGAGCAGACGGTCTGTCTCACGATCACGCTCATCGACGGTCTGGTGCTGGCACGATCGGGGTTCCACCACTCGGTGAACTACCGCAGCGCGGTCGTCCTCGGCAGACCTCGCGTCGTCGACGACCCGGCCGAGCGAGATCGCGCACTCGACCTGGTGATCGACCAGCTCGTACCCGGGCGCGCCGAAACGCTGCGTACTCCGACCCGCAAGGAACTGGTCGCCACGACGGTGCTCGCGGTGCCGCTGCACGAGGCGTCGGTCAAGGTCCGCGACGGCGGTGTCAACGACGAGCCGGCAGATGTCGAGGCCGGCGAGACCTGGGCCGGCGTAGTGCCACTGTCCACGACCTTCGGTGCACCGGTCCGCAACGCCGACTGCTCCCCCGACCTCGAGGTGCCCGCGCACGTACGAGCGCTCGGCGGTTGA
- a CDS encoding MerR family transcriptional regulator, with protein MTEPLLTISAFARAVDLAPGTLRYYDEAGLLAPTEVDARTGYRYYTAELERRAHLIRRMREAGLPIETMRSVLDGSVDDAVDVLQEFAERAQTAAQRTQSAVADVIASLRSEAVANKPASATVDAGELAAALRRVLPAADTDTDSPLSVIALDITGEALSVVATDRYWLACWDLELFERTGDAHRFVVPRDRVQDSIAWLERRDTVQLAAADDTLRLTDPDGATTSVMLEPDRFPAYRLILDSALTCGGRATIGRAKLLAALGSDDATPVRLRFGGERVAVRQHDGAEGVRLPATTVGEPIELGFSPALLAKALRSMVGSDVTFSYDDGRRAVRVVSAEQRRLVALVMPMRLDSPK; from the coding sequence GTGACCGAACCACTTCTGACCATCAGTGCGTTTGCACGCGCTGTCGACCTCGCACCCGGCACTCTGCGCTACTACGACGAGGCGGGGCTGCTCGCGCCGACGGAGGTCGATGCCCGGACCGGCTACCGCTACTACACCGCCGAGCTCGAGCGTCGCGCTCACCTGATCCGTCGGATGCGCGAGGCAGGCCTACCGATCGAAACGATGCGCTCCGTGCTCGACGGATCGGTCGACGACGCAGTCGATGTGCTGCAGGAGTTCGCCGAACGCGCACAGACAGCCGCACAGCGCACCCAGAGCGCGGTGGCGGATGTGATCGCGAGCCTGCGGTCCGAAGCAGTGGCGAACAAACCCGCCTCGGCCACGGTCGACGCTGGGGAGCTCGCCGCGGCGCTGCGGCGGGTCCTGCCGGCCGCTGACACGGATACCGACTCGCCGCTGAGCGTGATCGCACTCGACATCACCGGCGAAGCGTTGTCGGTCGTCGCGACCGACCGCTACTGGCTTGCGTGCTGGGATCTCGAACTCTTCGAACGAACCGGCGACGCGCACAGGTTCGTCGTCCCACGTGACCGCGTCCAAGACTCGATCGCCTGGCTCGAGCGCCGGGACACCGTCCAACTCGCAGCGGCAGACGACACGCTACGCCTGACCGATCCGGACGGTGCAACGACAAGCGTCATGCTGGAGCCCGATCGCTTTCCCGCGTATCGCCTGATCCTCGACAGCGCCCTCACCTGCGGGGGCCGAGCAACCATCGGACGAGCGAAGCTGTTGGCCGCGCTCGGATCCGACGACGCCACGCCGGTGCGTCTCCGGTTCGGTGGCGAGCGCGTCGCCGTCCGACAGCATGACGGCGCCGAAGGGGTACGTCTGCCGGCGACGACGGTTGGCGAGCCGATCGAGCTCGGCTTCTCACCCGCCCTCCTCGCAAAGGCCTTACGCTCGATGGTCGGCAGCGACGTCACCTTCTCGTACGACGACGGCCGGCGCGCGGTCAGAGTCGTCTCGGCCGAGCAGCGACGACTCGTCGCACTCGTGATGCCGATGCGTCTCGATTCGCCGAAATGA
- a CDS encoding DUF456 domain-containing protein, which translates to MTTELLTGLGIGIGLLGILIPILPGSSLVLGAIAVSAYVTGTATGWAVLAVSTVFILGAAVVKYAWPSRRMARAGVPGRVLVVGGVAGIVGFFVIPVIGLPIGFVAGTFVAELVRTREPHSAWDATIAATKAAGLSLLVELAGALLAAGLWLGVVVAS; encoded by the coding sequence ATGACGACTGAGCTGCTCACCGGGCTCGGCATCGGCATCGGCCTGCTCGGCATCCTCATCCCGATACTGCCCGGGAGCTCGCTGGTTCTGGGCGCGATCGCGGTCTCGGCGTACGTGACCGGCACCGCAACCGGATGGGCGGTCCTCGCGGTCTCGACCGTGTTCATTCTCGGCGCCGCGGTCGTCAAGTACGCCTGGCCGAGTCGCCGGATGGCGCGCGCTGGAGTTCCGGGCCGCGTTCTGGTCGTCGGCGGCGTCGCCGGGATCGTCGGCTTCTTCGTCATCCCGGTCATCGGGCTACCCATCGGGTTCGTGGCCGGCACGTTCGTGGCCGAGCTCGTTCGTACGCGCGAACCCCACAGCGCCTGGGATGCCACCATCGCGGCAACCAAAGCCGCCGGACTGTCGCTGTTGGTCGAGCTGGCGGGCGCTCTGTTGGCCGCCGGACTGTGGCTCGGCGTCGTGGTCGCGTCCTGA